One part of the Cottoperca gobio chromosome 14, fCotGob3.1, whole genome shotgun sequence genome encodes these proteins:
- the prrg3 gene encoding transmembrane gamma-carboxyglutamic acid protein 3 gives MDAAFLDGNGAHSILKRFPRANGFLEELRQGNIERECGEESCSFEEANEVFENKERTMEFWKTRSIYTVSSNSEGRSERADTVYMVVPLLGVALLIIIGLFLLWRCQLQKATRRRPAYTQNRYLANNRSTRSLPRILVHREAHSENLQQESSSHPTVVVSGAERGGGSLYVQDSSQSVASRLSGATPPPSYEEVTGHLESSGDETSAPSYSDPPPKYEEIIKKK, from the exons ATGGATGCTG CATTCCTCGATGGGAATGGTGCTCACTCCATCCTGAAGCGTTTCCCTCGAGCCAATGGCTTCCTGGAGGAGTTGAGACAGGGGAACATTGAGAGGGAGTGTGGTGAGGAGAGCTGCAGCTTCGAAGAGGCAAATGAAGTGTTTGAGAACAAAGAGAGAACG ATGGAGTTTTGGAAAACTCGCAGCATCTACACGGTGAGCAGCAACAGCGAGGGCCGCTCCGAGCGTGCCGACACCGTCTACATGGTGGTTCCTCTGCTGGGCGTGGCCTTGCTCATTATCATCGGCCTCTTTCTACTTTGGAGGTGTCAGCTTCAGAAGGCCACTCGTCGACGGCCCGCCTACACCCAGAACCGCTACTTGGCCAACAACCGCAGCACCCGCAGCCTGCCACGCATTCTGGTTCATCGGGAAGCCCACAGCGAGAACTTGCAGCAGGAGTCCAGCTCACATCCCACTGTGGTAGTAAGTGGtgctgagagaggaggaggttcTCTCTATGTCCAGGACTCCTCCCAGTCAGTGGCCTCCCGGCTGTCCGGTGCCACACCGCCTCCGTCTTATGAAGAGGTGACAGGACACCTGGAGAGCAGTGGTGATGAGACCTCAGCGCCTTCATACAGCGACCCTCCACCCAAATATGAGGAGATCATAAAgaagaaatga